The Armatimonadota bacterium genome window below encodes:
- a CDS encoding sulfurtransferase TusA family protein, which produces MRADNPVPLETEAPADAVLDCRGLLCPLPLLKAQEALRGLRIGQVLEVLATDPQAEADLRNWARQGGHEVEPLAGRDGIYRFRIRRMR; this is translated from the coding sequence ATGCGTGCGGACAACCCGGTTCCCCTGGAGACGGAAGCGCCCGCGGACGCGGTGCTGGACTGCCGGGGCCTGCTGTGCCCGCTGCCCCTCCTGAAGGCCCAGGAGGCCCTCCGTGGCCTTCGGATCGGGCAGGTGCTGGAAGTGCTTGCGACGGATCCCCAGGCCGAGGCCGACCTCCGGAACTGGGCCCGGCAGGGGGGGCACGAGGTCGAACCGCTCGCCGGACGGGACGGGATTTACCGGTTCCGGATCCGCCGGATGCGCTGA
- a CDS encoding cbb3-type cytochrome c oxidase subunit I, translated as MIGEARTCPVTGFRVHRAAEDLVKANAVAAVVALLLGGIAAVVVLFTRWMGAFPPETFYQSLALHAWNMLIFWIIFFEIALLHFAGSIMLNTRPASPAAAWLAFGLMVLGALTVNRAILTNPLNHLSFQPYPPLRGTPDFYLGTILFAVGALVGVGHFFATVHRAYRERTHEGPLPLVVFGAFVAAVLAVATLLVGALVYVPAFLWSVDVLPNLDPFLWKLAYWGFGHPSQQINLAATITVWYLLAQLTVGGRTPSEKVSRAAFVLYLVAINLGSAHHLQTEPSGALSVGWKWVNTGYLMHLAVLGSMIHAFAVPGSVEVGQRLRGYTRGLFEWLVRGPWHNPAFTSLVLSVALFGFLGGTTGVIAGTEQLNLKWHNTTAIMGHFHGVVVAGTTLAFMGVTWYVLPLVFRRRVVAERWARWQPWLFGIGVGLLVLAFLQLGVRYGLPRKQPDIFRFRGLPLAFQWPAEVYALLTVAGVGGVLALLGGALFVVLVVATVLAGSRLTDEELRREYALPVPAGNPGHPTKEVPAVPGTFVLCLLFAAFFVLMYLGNYWNLSRSWPIGR; from the coding sequence ATGATCGGGGAAGCCCGCACCTGCCCCGTGACCGGGTTCCGGGTCCACCGGGCCGCGGAGGACCTGGTGAAGGCGAACGCGGTGGCCGCGGTGGTGGCGCTGTTGCTGGGCGGGATCGCCGCCGTGGTGGTCCTGTTCACCCGCTGGATGGGCGCCTTCCCGCCCGAGACCTTCTACCAGTCCCTGGCCCTCCACGCGTGGAACATGCTGATCTTCTGGATCATCTTCTTCGAGATCGCCCTGCTGCACTTCGCGGGCAGCATCATGCTGAACACCCGGCCCGCGAGTCCCGCGGCCGCGTGGCTGGCGTTCGGCCTCATGGTCCTGGGCGCGTTGACGGTGAACCGCGCGATCCTCACGAACCCCCTCAACCACCTGTCCTTCCAGCCCTACCCGCCCCTGCGGGGAACGCCCGACTTCTACCTGGGGACCATCCTGTTCGCGGTGGGAGCCCTGGTGGGGGTCGGGCACTTCTTCGCCACGGTCCACAGGGCGTATCGGGAGCGCACGCACGAGGGGCCGCTTCCCCTGGTGGTCTTCGGCGCCTTCGTGGCCGCGGTGCTGGCCGTGGCCACGCTCCTGGTGGGGGCCCTGGTGTACGTCCCCGCGTTCCTGTGGTCCGTGGATGTCCTGCCGAACCTCGACCCCTTCCTGTGGAAGCTGGCGTACTGGGGGTTCGGGCACCCCTCCCAGCAGATCAACCTGGCGGCCACCATCACCGTGTGGTACCTGCTGGCCCAGCTGACCGTGGGCGGGCGGACCCCCAGCGAGAAGGTTTCCCGGGCCGCCTTCGTCCTGTACCTGGTGGCCATCAACCTGGGAAGCGCCCACCACCTGCAGACCGAGCCGAGCGGAGCCCTGTCCGTGGGCTGGAAGTGGGTCAACACGGGCTACCTCATGCACCTGGCGGTACTGGGGAGCATGATCCACGCCTTCGCGGTGCCCGGAAGCGTGGAGGTGGGCCAGCGGCTGCGGGGGTACACCCGGGGCCTGTTTGAGTGGCTGGTGCGCGGCCCGTGGCACAACCCCGCGTTCACGAGCCTGGTCCTGTCGGTAGCCCTGTTCGGTTTCCTGGGAGGAACCACGGGCGTGATCGCCGGGACCGAGCAGCTGAACTTGAAGTGGCACAACACCACAGCCATCATGGGGCACTTCCACGGGGTCGTGGTGGCCGGCACCACCCTCGCCTTCATGGGGGTCACGTGGTACGTCCTGCCCCTCGTCTTCCGGCGCCGTGTGGTGGCCGAACGCTGGGCCCGCTGGCAGCCGTGGCTGTTTGGAATCGGGGTGGGCCTGCTGGTGCTGGCCTTCCTGCAGCTGGGCGTCCGGTACGGGCTGCCGCGCAAACAGCCCGACATCTTCCGCTTCCGGGGTCTGCCGCTGGCCTTCCAGTGGCCGGCGGAGGTCTACGCCCTGCTGACCGTGGCAGGTGTCGGAGGAGTCCTAGCCCTTCTCGGCGGCGCTCTGTTCGTCGTCCTGGTGGTGGCCACGGTGCTGGCCGGCTCGCGCCTGACGGACGAGGAGCTGCGGCGGGAGTACGCGCTTCCCGTACCGGCCGGCAATCCGGGACACCCGACGAAGGAGGTGCCCGCGGTCCCCGGCACCTTCGTCCTGTGCCTGCTCTTCGCGGCCTTCTTCGTCCTCATGTACTTGGGCAACTACTGGAACCTCTCCCGCTCCTGGCCCATCGGCCGCTGA
- a CDS encoding acyl-CoA dehydrogenase: MDFALPEEYRLLQQTARAFATAEILPQAARLDAEHRFPAEIVRKLGELGLMGILVPEGYGGAGMDTLALAIALEEISRACAGTGTIMAVNNSLVCDPLLRFGTEAQKRRYLPRLASGQEIGCYCLTEPGAGSDAASLRTTAVEDGSQWVLNGTKSFVTNGAEAWLCLVFARSEPVEGSRGISAFLVEKDRPGVVVGRMERKLGINASSTCEIRLEDCRIPKENLLGGRGQGFRIAMSTLDGGRIGIAAQAVGIARAALEDALVYARERQQFGRKLVDFQAIRWKFADMSTRIEAARLLTHRAAWLRDRGRPHTLEASVAKLFASETAMWAAHQGMQVFGGYGYLRDYPAERHFRDARVTEIYEGTSEIQRIIIARRLLEGGSP, encoded by the coding sequence ATGGATTTCGCGCTCCCCGAGGAGTACCGGCTCCTGCAGCAGACCGCCCGGGCGTTCGCCACCGCGGAGATCCTGCCTCAAGCCGCCCGTCTGGATGCGGAGCACCGGTTCCCCGCGGAGATCGTCCGCAAGCTCGGGGAGCTCGGCCTGATGGGCATCCTGGTCCCCGAGGGGTACGGCGGGGCCGGGATGGACACCCTGGCCCTCGCCATCGCCCTGGAGGAGATCTCCCGGGCCTGTGCGGGGACGGGGACCATCATGGCGGTGAACAACTCCCTGGTGTGTGACCCCCTCCTGCGGTTCGGGACGGAGGCGCAGAAGCGCCGCTACCTGCCGCGGTTGGCGTCGGGCCAGGAGATCGGCTGCTACTGCCTCACGGAGCCCGGTGCGGGCTCGGATGCCGCCAGCCTGCGCACCACCGCCGTCGAAGACGGATCGCAGTGGGTCCTCAACGGCACCAAGAGCTTCGTCACGAACGGCGCGGAAGCCTGGCTCTGTCTCGTGTTCGCCCGCAGCGAGCCCGTGGAGGGCAGTCGGGGGATCTCCGCGTTCCTGGTGGAGAAGGATCGGCCCGGCGTCGTCGTGGGGCGGATGGAGCGGAAGCTGGGGATCAACGCCTCCAGCACCTGTGAGATCCGGCTGGAGGACTGCCGCATTCCCAAGGAGAACCTGCTGGGCGGGCGAGGGCAGGGGTTCCGCATCGCCATGAGCACCCTGGACGGCGGCCGGATCGGGATCGCGGCTCAGGCCGTGGGGATTGCCCGGGCCGCTCTGGAGGACGCCCTGGTCTATGCCCGGGAACGCCAGCAGTTCGGCCGAAAGCTGGTGGACTTCCAGGCCATCCGGTGGAAGTTTGCAGACATGAGCACCCGCATCGAGGCTGCGCGACTGCTGACCCACCGGGCCGCGTGGTTGCGGGACCGGGGTCGCCCGCACACCCTGGAGGCGTCCGTGGCGAAGCTCTTCGCCAGCGAAACCGCCATGTGGGCCGCCCACCAGGGCATGCAGGTCTTCGGCGGCTACGGATACCTCCGGGACTACCCCGCGGAGCGGCACTTCCGGGACGCGCGGGTCACGGAGATCTACGAGGGCACCAGCGAGATCCAGCGGATCATCATCGCCCGCAGACTCCTGGAGGGAGGGAGCCCATGA
- a CDS encoding hydroxymethylglutaryl-CoA lyase, with the protein MTLPLDLLPRSVRVVEVGPRDGFQNEPELLPTDVKVAFIEALADAGLRWIEVGSFVRPDRVPQMADTEAVVRRLRPREGVMYLALVPNLQGLERAAGCGVRAVAVFTAATDAFAQANLGMTVEASLRIFREVVREANRTGMRVRGYVSVAWWCPYTGRVDPQAARRVTLELLEMGCEEVSLADTVGAATPREVQELLELLEREIPPDRIGVHFHDTRGTGLANVLAALQMQVPTVDASAGGLGGCPFAPGALGNVATEDVLYLLHGMGIETGADLERVREATRQLESILGRRLPSRVLQAGLFRTGRVGT; encoded by the coding sequence GTGACCCTCCCCCTCGATCTCCTCCCTCGATCCGTGCGGGTGGTGGAGGTGGGACCCCGGGATGGGTTCCAGAACGAGCCAGAGCTCCTGCCCACGGACGTAAAGGTGGCCTTCATCGAGGCCCTGGCGGACGCGGGGCTGCGGTGGATCGAGGTGGGGTCCTTCGTCCGGCCCGACCGCGTGCCGCAGATGGCGGACACGGAGGCGGTGGTGCGCCGGCTGCGGCCCCGGGAAGGGGTCATGTACCTGGCTCTGGTGCCAAATTTGCAAGGGCTCGAACGCGCGGCCGGCTGCGGGGTGCGGGCGGTGGCGGTGTTCACCGCGGCCACGGATGCGTTCGCGCAGGCAAACCTCGGCATGACGGTGGAGGCGTCCCTGCGGATCTTCCGGGAGGTGGTGCGGGAGGCGAACCGGACGGGAATGCGGGTGCGCGGATACGTGAGCGTGGCTTGGTGGTGCCCCTACACGGGTCGGGTGGATCCGCAGGCTGCGCGGCGGGTGACCCTGGAGTTGCTGGAGATGGGGTGCGAGGAGGTGAGCTTGGCGGACACCGTAGGAGCCGCCACCCCCCGGGAAGTCCAGGAACTTCTCGAGCTCCTGGAGCGGGAGATCCCTCCGGACCGGATCGGCGTTCACTTCCACGACACCCGGGGAACGGGCCTCGCGAACGTCCTCGCCGCCCTGCAGATGCAGGTGCCCACCGTGGACGCCTCCGCGGGCGGGCTCGGGGGGTGTCCCTTCGCCCCCGGAGCCCTCGGAAACGTGGCCACGGAAGACGTGCTGTACCTCCTGCACGGGATGGGAATCGAGACCGGGGCGGACCTGGAGCGGGTACGGGAGGCCACTCGGCAGCTCGAGTCCATCCTGGGTCGCCGCCTTCCTTCCCGGGTGCTGCAGGCGGGCCTTTTCCGCACCGGTCGAGTGGGTACATAG
- a CDS encoding biotin carboxylase N-terminal domain-containing protein, translated as MFRKVLVANRGEIAVRVLRACRELGIRTVAVYSEADEDSLHVWLADEAALIGPSEPERSYLHIGRILDAARATGAEAIHPGYGFLAENPEFAAACRDAGIAFIGPPPEVLEAVGDKARARRLGARLGIPVLPGTDHPVGDEEALPQAHRIGFPLLLKAAGGGGGRGMRVVRSPEELPQLLPDARREARAAFGTDAILLERYLERPRHIEIQVLLDRYGGAVHLAERECSIQRRHQKVMEEAPSVAVDPTLRGRLAEAALRMMREAGYVNAGTVEFLVDREGDFYFLEVNARLQVEHPVTELVTGVDLVHQQLRIAAGEALAIRQEAVTLRGWAIQARVYAEDPERDFAPSAGTVLHLQEPHLPGVRVDSGIRVGQRIPVHYDPLLSKVIAWAPDRPTAIARLRQALAAYVVLGPTTNLGFLLDVLGHPGFASGEVSTTFLADHFPDWRAREPSEEAFAVAAVLAGRAWTTGAPPQGFADPWDRLRGWRMG; from the coding sequence ATGTTCCGCAAGGTCCTGGTGGCCAACCGGGGGGAGATCGCGGTGCGCGTCCTGCGGGCCTGCCGGGAGCTCGGGATCCGTACCGTGGCCGTGTACTCGGAGGCGGACGAGGACAGCCTCCACGTGTGGTTGGCGGACGAAGCGGCGCTGATCGGGCCTTCTGAGCCCGAGCGGTCCTACCTCCACATCGGGCGGATCCTGGACGCGGCCCGGGCCACGGGCGCGGAGGCCATCCACCCCGGATACGGGTTTCTCGCGGAGAACCCGGAGTTCGCCGCGGCCTGCCGGGACGCGGGCATCGCCTTCATCGGGCCGCCGCCGGAGGTCCTGGAGGCCGTGGGGGATAAGGCACGGGCCCGGCGGCTGGGCGCACGGCTGGGGATTCCCGTGCTGCCGGGCACCGACCACCCCGTGGGAGACGAGGAGGCCCTCCCCCAAGCGCACCGGATCGGATTCCCGCTCCTGCTCAAGGCCGCGGGCGGAGGAGGCGGGAGGGGCATGCGGGTGGTGCGGAGTCCCGAGGAGCTTCCGCAACTCCTTCCCGACGCCCGGCGGGAGGCCCGGGCCGCCTTCGGCACGGACGCCATTCTCCTGGAGCGGTACCTCGAGCGACCGCGGCACATCGAGATCCAGGTCCTCCTGGACCGGTACGGAGGGGCGGTGCACCTCGCGGAGCGGGAGTGCTCCATACAGCGCCGGCATCAGAAGGTGATGGAGGAGGCCCCATCCGTGGCGGTGGATCCGACGCTGCGCGGACGGCTTGCGGAGGCGGCCCTGCGGATGATGCGGGAAGCGGGATACGTGAACGCGGGAACCGTGGAGTTCCTGGTCGACCGGGAGGGCGATTTCTACTTCCTGGAGGTTAACGCCCGGCTGCAGGTGGAGCATCCCGTGACGGAACTGGTGACCGGCGTGGACCTCGTGCACCAGCAGCTGCGCATCGCGGCGGGAGAGGCCCTGGCGATCCGCCAGGAGGCGGTGACGCTGCGGGGATGGGCCATCCAGGCCCGGGTCTACGCGGAGGATCCGGAGCGGGACTTCGCGCCCTCCGCGGGAACCGTGCTGCACCTGCAGGAACCGCACCTCCCCGGGGTGCGGGTAGACTCCGGGATCCGCGTGGGCCAACGGATCCCGGTGCACTACGACCCGCTCCTCTCCAAGGTCATCGCCTGGGCCCCGGACCGCCCCACCGCCATCGCCCGGCTGCGCCAGGCCCTCGCCGCCTATGTGGTCCTGGGTCCCACCACAAACCTCGGATTCCTCCTCGACGTCCTGGGGCATCCGGGGTTTGCCTCGGGCGAGGTCTCCACCACCTTCCTCGCCGACCACTTCCCGGACTGGCGGGCCCGGGAACCCTCGGAGGAGGCGTTCGCCGTGGCCGCGGTTCTCGCGGGTCGCGCCTGGACCACGGGCGCCCCGCCCCAGGGGTTTGCGGATCCCTGGGATCGACTGCGGGGCTGGAGGATGGGATGA
- a CDS encoding enoyl-CoA hydratase-related protein — MPPVHVRGEGLRVVITLARPEAHNALHPDLMEALTQAFRDVGEQDHVRYVVLAAEGPSFCAGADLHWMQAALEATPEENRRDAERLFTLLESIAACPRPVVARVHGAALGGGVGLVAACDLAVAHPDASFGLPEVRLGLAPAMILPFLLRRVNRSELLWAALLGKRFSAERAKAMGLVQEVSPDVDGVIESWGNALLAAGPGALGAVKRLFGTVPSLPWEEAKRFTVDLLAELRAGPEAQEGMRAFLEKRPPAWLGR; from the coding sequence ATGCCACCGGTTCACGTGCGAGGGGAGGGGCTGCGGGTGGTGATCACCCTGGCGCGACCGGAGGCCCACAACGCGCTCCACCCGGATCTTATGGAGGCCCTCACCCAGGCGTTCCGGGATGTGGGAGAGCAGGATCACGTGCGGTACGTGGTGCTGGCCGCGGAAGGCCCCTCCTTCTGCGCGGGCGCAGATCTCCACTGGATGCAGGCCGCCCTGGAGGCCACCCCGGAGGAAAACCGCCGCGACGCGGAGCGCCTGTTCACCTTGCTGGAGAGCATCGCCGCGTGTCCCAGGCCCGTGGTGGCCCGGGTGCACGGGGCGGCCCTGGGAGGGGGCGTGGGGCTGGTGGCGGCCTGCGACCTCGCGGTGGCCCATCCGGACGCGTCCTTCGGCCTCCCGGAGGTACGGCTGGGACTTGCGCCCGCCATGATCCTCCCCTTCCTCCTACGGCGGGTGAACCGGTCGGAGCTCCTGTGGGCGGCCCTCCTGGGAAAGCGGTTCTCCGCGGAGCGGGCGAAAGCCATGGGCCTCGTGCAGGAAGTCAGCCCGGATGTGGACGGGGTGATCGAGAGCTGGGGAAACGCGCTCCTGGCCGCAGGCCCCGGAGCCCTGGGGGCGGTGAAGCGGCTGTTCGGAACCGTCCCTTCCCTCCCGTGGGAAGAGGCGAAGCGGTTCACGGTGGACCTCCTGGCGGAGCTGCGGGCGGGGCCGGAGGCGCAGGAGGGGATGCGGGCGTTTCTGGAAAAGCGGCCGCCCGCCTGGCTCGGCCGATGA
- a CDS encoding carboxyl transferase domain-containing protein, with translation MERIPSRVRTDTEEFRRNRAHHLRLVEELRERLRWVSQGGGERALRRQRELGKRTARERIEHLLDPGSPFLELSPLAAWEMYDNEAPGAGLVTGIGRVSGVECMIVANDATVKGGTYFPMTVKKHLRAQEIALQNRLPCVYLVDSGGAYLPLQAEVFPDRDHFGRIFYNQARMSALGIPQIAAVLGMCTAGGAYVPAMSDEAVIVRGTGTIFLAGPPLVRAATGEEVTPEELGGADVHARRSGVVDHSAESELEALRIVRSIVSTLNRRKPPPEVEIAPAEDPYYDPEEIYGILPRDLRQPYDVREIIARIVDGSRFAEFKALYGTTLVCGFARIHGILVGIVANNGVLFVESAEKGAHFIELCGQRRIPIVFLQNIPGFIVGRQYEAAGIARAGAKMVHAVATCHVPKFTVIIGGSYGAGNYAMCGRAYEPRFLWMWPNARINVMGPEQAAEVLVTVKREQLQREGKTLSPEEEEAIARPILEKYEREGSPYYSTARLWDDGILDPIATRDALGLALSLAFNAPVEGMKPGVFRM, from the coding sequence ATGGAGCGGATCCCGTCCAGGGTGCGCACGGACACGGAGGAATTCCGGCGGAATCGGGCCCACCACCTGCGGCTCGTGGAGGAGCTGCGGGAGCGGCTCCGGTGGGTAAGCCAGGGCGGAGGCGAGCGGGCCCTGCGCCGGCAGCGGGAGCTCGGCAAGCGCACCGCCCGGGAGCGCATCGAGCACCTCCTGGATCCCGGCTCCCCGTTCCTGGAGCTCTCGCCCCTTGCGGCCTGGGAGATGTACGACAACGAAGCCCCTGGGGCGGGCCTGGTGACGGGCATCGGCCGGGTGAGCGGGGTGGAGTGCATGATCGTGGCCAACGACGCCACCGTCAAGGGCGGGACGTACTTCCCCATGACCGTGAAAAAGCACCTGCGGGCCCAGGAGATCGCCCTCCAGAACCGCCTGCCGTGCGTCTACCTCGTGGACAGCGGCGGAGCCTACCTGCCCCTCCAGGCGGAGGTGTTCCCGGATCGGGACCACTTCGGCCGCATCTTCTACAACCAGGCCCGCATGAGTGCTCTGGGGATCCCCCAGATCGCCGCGGTGCTGGGGATGTGCACCGCGGGTGGGGCCTACGTGCCCGCCATGAGCGACGAGGCGGTGATCGTGCGGGGGACGGGGACCATCTTCCTGGCCGGCCCACCCCTCGTGCGGGCCGCCACGGGGGAGGAGGTCACCCCGGAGGAGCTCGGAGGCGCGGACGTGCACGCCCGTCGTTCGGGCGTGGTGGACCACTCCGCGGAGAGCGAGCTGGAGGCCCTGCGCATCGTGCGCTCCATCGTCTCCACCCTCAACCGCCGCAAGCCCCCACCGGAGGTGGAGATCGCCCCTGCGGAGGATCCCTACTACGATCCCGAGGAGATCTACGGGATCCTGCCCCGGGACCTGCGGCAGCCCTACGACGTCCGGGAGATCATCGCCCGGATCGTGGACGGCAGCCGATTCGCGGAGTTCAAGGCCCTCTACGGCACCACCCTCGTGTGCGGGTTTGCCCGCATCCACGGGATCCTGGTGGGGATCGTGGCCAACAACGGAGTGCTGTTCGTGGAGAGCGCGGAGAAGGGCGCCCACTTCATCGAACTGTGCGGCCAGCGCCGCATCCCCATCGTGTTTTTGCAGAACATCCCGGGGTTCATCGTGGGCCGGCAGTACGAGGCCGCGGGCATTGCCCGGGCAGGTGCCAAGATGGTGCACGCGGTGGCCACGTGCCACGTGCCGAAGTTCACGGTGATCATCGGGGGTTCCTACGGGGCCGGGAACTACGCCATGTGCGGCCGGGCCTACGAACCGCGCTTTTTGTGGATGTGGCCGAACGCCCGGATCAACGTCATGGGTCCGGAGCAGGCGGCGGAGGTCCTGGTCACGGTGAAGCGGGAGCAGCTTCAACGGGAGGGAAAGACCCTCTCCCCCGAGGAGGAGGAGGCCATCGCCCGCCCGATCCTGGAGAAGTACGAGCGGGAGGGGAGCCCCTACTACAGCACCGCCCGGCTGTGGGACGACGGGATCCTGGACCCCATCGCGACCCGGGATGCCCTGGGCTTAGCGCTCTCCTTGGCCTTCAACGCCCCCGTGGAGGGGATGAAGCCCGGGGTGTTCCGCATGTGA
- a CDS encoding cytochrome C oxidase subunit II — protein sequence MAPGAWWEERVHPLERAWVTIAFFIAVVFFSAMMLIWHGVGRQNVTGRAYRVDPKAYQAEVERFVQQYKVGEEAGQPVVAPPPGSDVYMLAQRFRFYPILKLKAGERYVLHVASIDYLHGFSITQPHVWNLQLYPGYEWVVPFVPREPGTYHMACNEFCGVGHEMMLGKIVVER from the coding sequence ATGGCGCCGGGCGCATGGTGGGAGGAGCGGGTCCATCCTCTGGAACGGGCTTGGGTCACGATCGCGTTCTTCATCGCCGTGGTCTTCTTCTCCGCCATGATGCTCATCTGGCACGGGGTGGGCCGTCAAAACGTCACGGGCCGGGCCTACCGGGTGGATCCGAAAGCGTACCAGGCGGAGGTGGAGCGGTTCGTGCAGCAGTACAAGGTGGGGGAGGAAGCGGGGCAACCTGTGGTGGCGCCTCCCCCCGGAAGCGACGTGTACATGCTGGCTCAGCGCTTCCGCTTCTACCCCATCCTGAAGCTCAAGGCGGGCGAGCGGTACGTCCTGCACGTGGCCAGCATCGACTACCTGCACGGCTTCAGCATCACGCAACCCCACGTATGGAACCTGCAGCTGTATCCCGGATACGAGTGGGTCGTCCCCTTCGTACCGCGGGAACCCGGCACCTACCACATGGCCTGCAACGAGTTCTGCGGGGTCGGCCACGAGATGATGCTCGGGAAGATCGTGGTGGAGAGGTGA
- a CDS encoding plastocyanin/azurin family copper-binding protein, translated as MGVRDPAGRVRLIRNVLTVLLLAAFFVGCRTGGRSAGGEQLLVVTADVGMRFGGRVPGPTLRVRTGRPVRLVLENRDRLQHDLWVVGPRERAPYLEPAFPGAKTRVLGPGEREEIRFVADRPGRYRYVCTVPGHDVTMYGEFVVEE; from the coding sequence TTGGGAGTACGGGATCCTGCGGGCCGCGTACGGCTGATCCGGAACGTCCTCACGGTCCTCCTCCTCGCGGCCTTCTTCGTAGGCTGCCGGACCGGGGGCCGGTCGGCAGGCGGAGAACAGCTCCTCGTGGTCACCGCGGATGTGGGGATGCGGTTCGGCGGCCGCGTCCCCGGCCCCACCCTCCGGGTCCGGACGGGACGGCCGGTGCGGCTCGTGCTGGAGAACCGGGATCGCCTCCAGCACGATCTGTGGGTGGTGGGCCCGCGGGAGCGAGCCCCGTATCTGGAGCCCGCCTTCCCCGGCGCGAAGACCCGGGTCCTGGGACCCGGGGAGCGGGAGGAGATCCGGTTCGTAGCGGACCGGCCGGGCCGGTACCGGTACGTGTGCACGGTACCGGGGCACGACGTCACCATGTACGGGGAGTTCGTGGTGGAGGAGTGA
- a CDS encoding biotin/lipoyl-containing protein, with protein MTRQRLVLRWRHRLVEAEVVEASSSWRVRLGDRTISVSIRPLGPHVYAITVDGRRGIAHFAAEADAYHLHLDGNTYTISRGGLGAGGPGGPDPADVRAPMPGVVTRILVRTGQVVEAGEPLYVLEAMKMETVVRAPVRARVVEIRAERDSQVEGGATVVELEGLP; from the coding sequence ATGACGCGGCAGCGGCTGGTGCTGCGGTGGCGGCATCGCCTCGTGGAGGCGGAAGTGGTGGAGGCGTCCTCCTCGTGGCGGGTCCGCCTCGGAGACCGCACGATTTCCGTCTCCATCCGGCCCCTCGGGCCCCATGTCTACGCCATCACCGTGGACGGACGCCGAGGGATCGCGCACTTCGCCGCGGAAGCAGATGCCTACCACCTGCACTTGGACGGGAACACCTACACCATCAGCCGCGGAGGCCTCGGAGCCGGCGGTCCGGGCGGACCCGATCCCGCAGACGTACGGGCGCCCATGCCAGGGGTGGTGACCCGGATCCTGGTGCGAACCGGACAGGTGGTGGAAGCGGGCGAGCCTCTGTACGTGCTGGAGGCCATGAAGATGGAGACCGTGGTTCGGGCCCCGGTCCGGGCTCGGGTGGTGGAGATCCGGGCAGAGCGTGACTCGCAGGTGGAGGGCGGAGCCACGGTGGTGGAGCTGGAGGGGCTTCCGTGA
- a CDS encoding FAD/NAD(P)-binding oxidoreductase, whose translation MDRLTRRQVLKVLGGATLAAATGGFGKGLLGWATAQEPSRPLLPRPGRRVVIVGAGISGAMCARTLRKLAPEVEVVVLERNPTYVSGPSHVDYIVGLEDPKRVTVNFEGLERDGIKVLRTPVTGLRLRDNRVITPRGFVEYTVLAVATGLVPAEDEIRNLLENRRLSPHAWTWAGTLELRHAVEAFRGGTFVIAVPPPPYKCPPGPYEIACLVQEYWRNKGVRAEVVVLDASDRPQPPALADLWRRILSEKGIVYKPSFKVVELDPSTRTLISDRGERQRFDLASVIPPQRAPLFVEEAGLGTPFIPIDPATFRTRAQENVYAFGDVAASPFTKSAFTAFLQGRNAAYAIARALGRDRGEPDPVFNQCWPYVSRREALLVEAAWDREGRPVGARSRTAPASPKHVEDRKRWEYGILRAAYG comes from the coding sequence ATGGATCGGCTCACGCGAAGGCAGGTCCTCAAGGTGTTGGGCGGGGCCACCCTGGCCGCGGCCACCGGGGGCTTCGGGAAGGGACTCCTGGGCTGGGCCACAGCCCAGGAACCCAGCCGGCCGCTCCTGCCCCGCCCCGGCCGCCGGGTGGTGATCGTCGGCGCGGGCATCAGCGGCGCCATGTGCGCCCGGACCCTGCGCAAGCTGGCCCCTGAGGTGGAGGTGGTGGTGCTGGAGCGCAACCCCACCTACGTCTCGGGTCCCTCCCACGTGGACTACATCGTGGGCCTGGAGGATCCCAAGAGGGTCACGGTGAACTTCGAGGGGCTTGAGCGGGACGGGATCAAGGTCCTCCGGACTCCCGTCACGGGGCTGCGCCTGCGGGACAACCGGGTGATCACGCCGCGGGGCTTCGTGGAGTACACGGTGCTCGCGGTGGCCACGGGACTGGTTCCCGCGGAGGACGAGATCCGCAACCTCCTGGAGAACCGCAGGCTGAGCCCGCACGCATGGACCTGGGCGGGGACCCTGGAGCTGCGGCATGCGGTGGAGGCGTTCCGGGGCGGGACCTTCGTCATCGCGGTTCCTCCTCCCCCCTACAAGTGCCCTCCGGGTCCGTACGAGATCGCGTGCCTGGTCCAGGAGTACTGGAGGAACAAGGGGGTGCGCGCGGAGGTGGTGGTGCTGGATGCCAGCGACCGGCCCCAACCGCCTGCCCTCGCGGATCTGTGGCGCCGGATCCTCTCCGAGAAGGGCATCGTCTACAAGCCCTCCTTCAAGGTGGTGGAGCTGGACCCCTCCACCCGCACCCTCATCTCCGACCGGGGCGAGCGGCAGCGGTTCGACCTCGCCAGCGTGATCCCGCCCCAGCGGGCGCCCCTGTTCGTGGAGGAGGCAGGGCTGGGGACTCCCTTCATCCCCATCGACCCCGCCACCTTCCGCACGCGGGCGCAGGAGAACGTCTACGCGTTCGGGGACGTGGCGGCTTCCCCCTTCACCAAGTCCGCCTTCACCGCCTTCCTGCAGGGCCGCAACGCCGCCTACGCCATCGCCCGGGCCCTGGGGCGGGATCGGGGGGAACCGGATCCCGTCTTCAACCAATGCTGGCCCTACGTCTCCCGCAGGGAGGCCCTCCTGGTGGAGGCCGCCTGGGACCGGGAGGGACGGCCCGTCGGAGCCCGCAGCCGAACCGCGCCCGCCAGTCCCAAGCACGTGGAGGACCGGAAGCGTTGGGAGTACGGGATCCTGCGGGCCGCGTACGGCTGA